The following coding sequences are from one Coffea arabica cultivar ET-39 chromosome 11e, Coffea Arabica ET-39 HiFi, whole genome shotgun sequence window:
- the LOC140021687 gene encoding UDP-glycosyltransferase 83A1-like — MGSPHVLAIPYPAQGHVLPLMELALCLVKHGIKVTFVNTEFDHKRVIESLSGEENVPDMMHLVSIPDGLESWEDRNDAGKLMKAIFCVMPAKLEALIEKINQSESDKITCIIADEFLGLALEVAKKMGVRAVAFWPAAAAVYALKLNIPKLIDDGIIDSSGTIMKKQMVQLSPAILAMDSEHFAWASVGDATTQGIVFDALAKNNRTLKMADWIIGNSSNELEASVFTLFPEMLPIGPLLASNRLGKSVGSYWPEDWDCLAWLDKQPVQSVIYVAFGSTSVFDHTQFQELALGLELTNMPFLWVVRRNLTAETDGAYPKGFRDRIQGRGRLASWAPQQQVLAHPSVACFLSHCGWNSTMEGVSNGVPFLCWPYFADQFTNRSYICDVWKVGLGLEKDENGIVAQGQVKNKIEQLVTVKGYRERALDLKAKVMNSLREDGCSGKNFNNLVKWIKDD; from the exons ATGGGCAGTCCACATGTTCTAGCCATACCTTATCCAGCACAAGGTCATGTACTTCCCCTGATGGAACTTGCCTTATGCCTAGTGAAGCATGGTATCAAGGTTACATTTGTGAACACAGAATTTGATCACAAACGAGTCATTGAATCGTTATCTGGTGAAGAAAATGTGCCTGATATGATGCATCTGGTATCCATCCCAGATGGCCTGGAATCGTGGGAAGACAGAAATGATGCGGGGAAGTTAATGAAGGCGATTTTTTGTGTTATGCCGGCAAAGCTGGAGGCtctaattgagaagataaatcAATCTGAAAGTGACAAAATCACATGCATTATTGCTGATGAGTTCTTGGGTTTGGCACTGGAGGTTGCGAAGAAAATGGGAGTCAGGGCAGTAGCCTTCTGGCCAGCAGCAGCAGCTGTATACGCTCTGAAACTCAATATTCCAAAGCTCATTGATGATGGAATCATAGACAGCTCTG GAACTATCATGAAGAAGCAGATGGTTCAGTTATCACCCGCCATATTAGCCATGGACTCTGAACACTTTGCTTGGGCCAGTGTCGGTGATGCGACCACACAGGGTATTGTTTTTGATGCACTGGCAAAAAATAACAGAACATTAAAAATGGCTGATTGGATTATCGGCAACTCGAGTAATGAGTTAGAGGCATCAGTTTTTACCTTATTTCCAGAAATGTTGCCAATTGGCCCTCTTCTAGCTAGCAACCGGCTTGGAAAATCAGTTGGTTCCTACTGGCCTGAAGACTGGGATTGCTTGGCGTGGCTTGATAAACAACCAGTCCAATCAGTCATTTATGTTGCATTTGGGAGCACCTCAGTTTTTGACCACACACAGTTCCAAGAACTGGCTCTGGGACTTGAACTCACCAATATGCCATTCCTTTGGGTTGTGAGGCGTAATTTAACTGCAGAAACAGATGGTGCATATCCAAAAGGTTTCAGAGATCGAATACAAGGACGAGGAAGATTAGCCAGTTGGGCACCTCAACAACAGGTCCTGGCTCATCCTTCAGTTGCCTGCTTCCTCAGCCACTGTGGTTGGAATTCTACAATGGAAGGTGTAAGCAATGGTGTCCCATTCCTCTGCTGGCCTTACTTTGCAGACCAGTTCACTAACAGAAGCTACATATGTGATGTTTGGAAGGTTGGATTAGGTTtggaaaaagatgaaaatggaATCGTTGCACAAGGACAAGTTAAGAACAAAATTGAGCAGCTAGTCACAGTTAAAGGCTACAGGGAGCGGGCCTTGGATTTAAAAGCAAAGGTTATGAATAGTCTTAGAGAAGATGGATGTTCTGGCAAGAATTTCAACAACTTAGTCAAGTGGATTAAGGATGATTAG
- the LOC113717936 gene encoding UDP-glycosyltransferase 83A1-like encodes MGSPHVLAVPYPAQGHVRPLMELAVCLVKHGIKVTFVNTEFDHKRVIESLSGEENVPDMMHLVSIPDGLESWEDRNDAAKLMKAIFRVMPAKLEAVIEKTNQSESDKITCIIADEFLGLALEVAKKMGVRAASFSPAAAALYALKLNIPKLIDDGIIDSSGTIMKKQMVQLSSTMLAVDSAHIVWACVGDLTTQGIVFDAILKNNRTLKMADWIIGNSSNELEASVFTLYPEMLPIGPLLASNRLGKSVGSYWPEDSDCLAWLDKQPVQSVIYVAFGSTSVFDHTQFQELALGLELTNMPFLWVVRRNLTAEPDNAYPKGFKDRIQGRGRLATWVPQQNVLSHPSVACFLSHCGWNSTMEGVSNGVPFLCWPYFADQFTNRSYICDVWKVGLGLDKDENGIIAQGEVKDKIEQLITVKGYRERALDLKAKVMNSLREDGCSGKNFKNLVKWIKDD; translated from the exons ATGGGCAGTCCACATGTTCTAGCCGTACCTTATCCAGCACAAGGTCATGTACGTCCCCTAATGGAACTGGCCGTATGCCTAGTGAAGCATGGTATCAAAGTTACATTTGTGAACACAGAATTTGATCACAAACGAGTCATTGAATCATTATCTGGTGAAGAAAATGTGCCTGATATGATGCATCTGGTATCCATCCCAGATGGCCTGGAATCGTGGGAAGACAGAAATGATGCGGCGAAGTTAATGAAGGCGATTTTTCGTGTCATGCCGGCAAAGCTGGAGGCTGTAATTGAGAAGACAAATCAATCTGAAAGTGACAAAATCACATGCATTATTGCTGATGAGTTCTTGGGTTTGGCACTGGAGGTTGCGAAGAAAATGGGAGTCAGGGCAGCATCCTTCTCACCTGCAGCAGCAGCTCTATACGCTCTGAAACTCAATATTCCAAAGCTCATTGATGATGGAATCATAGACAGCTCTG GAACTATCATGAAGAAGCAGATGGTCCAGTTATCATCCACCATGTTAGCCGTGGACTCTGCACACATTGTTTGGGCCTGTGTCGGTGATCTAACCACACAGGGTATTGTTTTTGATGCTATATTAAAAAATAACAGAACATTAAAAATGGCTGACTGGATTATCGGCAACTCAAGTAATGAGTTAGAGGCATCAGTCTTCACCTTGTACCCAGAAATGTTACCTATAGGCCCTCTTCTAGCTAGCAATCGGCTTGGAAAATCAGTTGGTTCCTACTGGCCTGAAGACTCGGATTGCTTGGCGTGGCTTGATAAACAACCAGTCCAATCAGTCATTTATGTTGCATTTGGGAGCACCTCAGTTTTTGACCACACACAGTTCCAAGAACTGGCTTTGGGTCTCGAACTCACCAATATGCCATTCCTTTGGGTTGTGAGGCGTAATTTAACTGCAGAACCAGATAATGCATATCCAAAAGGTTTCAAAGATCGAATACAAGGACGAGGAAGATTAGCCACTTGGGTACCTCAACAAAACGTATTAAGTCATCCTTCAGTTGCCTGCTTCCTCAGCCACTGTGGTTGGAATTCTACAATGGAAGGTGTAAGCAATGGTGTCCCTTTCCTCTGCTGGCCTTACTTTGCTGACCAGTTCACTAACAGAAGCTACATATGTGATGTTTGGAAGGTTGGATTAGGATTGGATAAAGATGAAAATGGAATCATTGCACAAGGAGAAGTTAAGGACAAAATTGAGCAGCTAATCACCGTTAAAGGCTACAGGGAGAGGGCCTTGGATTTAAAAGCAAAGGTTATGAATAGTCTTAGAGAAGATGGATGTTCTggcaagaatttcaagaacttAGTCAAGTGGATTAAGGATGATTAG